The genomic segment aaaaaaaggaaggaagaatgaaaggaagaaagaatgttcttcctttgatttttaaaagcataTTTATTCACAAGAAGCAAATCACAAAATTATCACACTGACACAAAATCCAGAAGAGATTCGTGCAAAAAGGAATTCTTAAtatctcaaaaacaaataatggtAGGACCTTCAACAGGACTGTGAGTTTcctgaacaaataaaacatctaacttttttgtttttatcaaactaaaaatagagatttttttttcttcatgtcccctgaatgaaagaaagaaagaagattcCAACTGGACCTCCTTATTGTTAAGGTCATTTAGGTGTAATCTGCTCTAAGTGTTCGTCACCTCTGCCTCAGCTCAGGCAGAAGGGATTAAGACATGTACTTGGAGGGAGACACGAGAGAGGTTCCTGCTATTCTTAATCTGCAAAGGTAGCTATAGCTACTCCTGAGTAGGACCCGTCTAGATCAAATACAGGTTGTTGTGATCGTTTTATTCACTGTCCTTTAACTATTTTTTAATACGTGCTAGGATGGATCTCGGTAAGGCAAAGCTCCTTCGGACAAGTGTCAACTGTTTACATCAAGCCATCCACCCTGTACACGGGATAGCATGGACGGATGGAAAGCAGGTCTGCCTGACAGCTCTGTACTTCATCAACGGTGAGGTGAAGTTTGGGGACACCAATGTCATTGGGCAGTTTGAGCATGTCTTTGGACTTTTCTGGGGCCCGCTCTGCTGCTCGGACTCCCCTGCCTTGTTAGCGGTTCAGCACAAAAAGCATGTGACCGTGTGGCAGCTTCAGCTCAGTACCCTGGAACAGAACAAACTGCTGTGCACTCAGACTTGTGAAATGAGCGAGCCTTTCCCTTTGCTCCCGCAAGGCTGCGTCTGGCATCCCAAACTGGACATTTTGGCTGTGCTGACCAAGAAGGACACTTCTGTGCTCTTTTCTGTCAGGGTGGACAACCGGAGAACAAAAGCAGACATTAAAGGTGGTGGACTTATTCACTGTGCATGCTGGACTAAGGATGGCACGCGTCTGGTGGTGGCGATcggcagtgctcttcactcgtACATCTGGAATGACATTCAGAAGACTCTGGTGGCCTGTTCCTTCTGTCCCATTTTTGATGTGGGAGGCTACATCTGTGCCATGGAGGCCACAGCGGAAGCTCAAGTAGCTGTGGCTACAGAGCTGCCCCTTGATAAAATCTGTGGGTTAAATGCTGGAATGGTCTTTGACATTCCAGAGGCTGAGTCCATGCAAAGCCGTGGCTCACATATGGTTATTTCAGATGAGGACAATCTTCTGGATTCTCGAAGAAGATCCTTTGAATCAGAGAAATCCTTTATCCCCAGCTCTAGCCCTGTCGACCTGACCCACCTCTTAGCGAGGCACCGTCGCTCTGATCCCAGCCCCCTCATTCACCTGCGCCGTCGAGACACCGTGACGGGGTCCGGCCAGGACTCCTCTCACCTCATCCTGGTAACTTATGAGCGAAAAGTTACTACTACTCGCAAAGTCAGCATCCCAGGGATTTTGGTTCCCGATATTGTTGCGTTTGACCCACGTGGGTCCACGGTAGCAGTGGCTTCCAACTCCTGCAGCATGGTGCTTGTTTATTGCATCACAGCCTCTGCCATGCCGAACATTCAGCAGATCTCTTTGCAGACAAACGACAGGCCCAAAGGTGTCTGCTTCCTCAACTCAAAGATGCTGCTATTGATGGTGGGCAGACAGAAGACCAATGACCCGGCCTTCATCCCATCTTCAAACACAGATAAATATATTCTTCGTCTCTTTGCCAAAGAGTTGATGTATGATGGAGAGACTCCTATCGCACCATCCCCCTCTCCCCACAATCATGAGCCCACCTCTAATTTCTGTGCAGGGATTAGGAGGCACTCCGAACATCTTTGTAAGGATGATCGAGAGCGGCCAGGGATAAAGGACTTGGTGTTAC from the Antennarius striatus isolate MH-2024 chromosome 19, ASM4005453v1, whole genome shotgun sequence genome contains:
- the wdcp gene encoding WD repeat and coiled-coil-containing protein, encoding MYLEGDTREVPAILNLQRMDLGKAKLLRTSVNCLHQAIHPVHGIAWTDGKQVCLTALYFINGEVKFGDTNVIGQFEHVFGLFWGPLCCSDSPALLAVQHKKHVTVWQLQLSTLEQNKLLCTQTCEMSEPFPLLPQGCVWHPKLDILAVLTKKDTSVLFSVRVDNRRTKADIKGGGLIHCACWTKDGTRLVVAIGSALHSYIWNDIQKTLVACSFCPIFDVGGYICAMEATAEAQVAVATELPLDKICGLNAGMVFDIPEAESMQSRGSHMVISDEDNLLDSRRRSFESEKSFIPSSSPVDLTHLLARHRRSDPSPLIHLRRRDTVTGSGQDSSHLILVTYERKVTTTRKVSIPGILVPDIVAFDPRGSTVAVASNSCSMVLVYCITASAMPNIQQISLQTNDRPKGVCFLNSKMLLLMVGRQKTNDPAFIPSSNTDKYILRLFAKELMYDGETPIAPSPSPHNHEPTSNFCAGIRRHSEHLCKDDRERPGIKDLVLPTGGVIPSPGIRRRLIEEVKSAEPSPVSSSVDFSDRTSDRALSSASSITVENFDMDHVNRMANLAVAGQASRDSSRASSPRLEPPEKSHLEQAVSASEKTSSPAKERAVEQLVQNMDRLFTRFADIQQCLTEIRDYTQNGKKPLSVYPTACEAPYINVTCQKQLSENVFIDERRPVLLCDGKLCLRVLQDLFNLTIVEMMYGPLWIVLVADADGFVPLTFKSKEELTVRNGRRKTTLKTPGSPDNSCPSSPVPSQIPNTATEAST